From the genome of Gemmatimonadaceae bacterium, one region includes:
- the mgtA gene encoding magnesium-translocating P-type ATPase: MTSLRPGARGTQWTDQALELLRLRPGGRTPNDPGAGAGDPRAQALFVYAGADWTAALERLATTRHGLTTAAADQRRDEIGLNEIAHERAPAWYMQLVHAFINPFIGVLAVLGVVSYATGDVKAVIVISVMVTISALLRFVQEFRSNRAALALKAMVRTGATVERTDEPSEDDPSPRPRRREVPIEELVPGDVIALSAGDMVPADVRFLSAKDLFVSQSALTGEAVPVEKGDAPVDVASGRVTLGELRNIGFLGTSVVSGTAAAVVVATGDRTYFGAMARSLIGRRPVTSFDIGVNKVSWLLIRFMLVMVPIVFVINGVSKGDWLEAFLFGVAVAVGLTPEMLPMIVTANLAKGAVVMARHKTIVKRLNAIQNFGAMDVLCTDKTGTLTQDRIILERHLNVVGEDDESVLALAYLNSTYQTGLRSLLDRAVLEHKDLSDELRVERDFRKVDEIPWDFARKRMSVVLEEKQTAHVLICKGAAEEILAVCSQVRDEDVVTPLTDDAAESAIDLARELNEDGLRVVAVAYREFPAQDRAYTVGDESSLILAGFIGFLDPPKETAGPALTALRDHGVTVKILTGDNDVIARKVCHDVGLEPGDIALGADLEALSDDELGDLAARTTIFAKLTPTQKTRIVGALRTRGHTVGFLGDGINDAGALREADVGISVDSAVDIAKEYADIILLEKSLMVLEEGVIEGRKTFGNIMKYIKMTASSNFGNVFSVLIASAFLPFLPMLPIQLLIQNLLYDISQISIPFDDMDADYLARPRIWKADDIGRFMVCIGPISSIFDVATFLLMWYVYKANAVPHQALFQSAWFVEGLLSQTLIVHMIRTAKVPFLKSRAAWPVLALTATIMVIGIALPFITLGERVGLEPLPGSYFLWLLGILLSYGLLTQVVKTWYIRRFHAWL; this comes from the coding sequence ATGACGTCGCTGCGCCCGGGGGCGCGCGGGACACAGTGGACGGACCAGGCGCTCGAGCTCCTGCGCCTGCGCCCGGGCGGCCGCACGCCCAACGACCCCGGCGCCGGCGCGGGCGACCCGCGGGCGCAGGCGCTGTTCGTCTATGCGGGCGCAGACTGGACGGCCGCGCTCGAGCGCCTGGCCACCACCCGCCACGGCCTAACGACGGCCGCGGCTGATCAGCGCCGCGACGAGATCGGCCTCAACGAAATCGCGCACGAACGGGCGCCCGCGTGGTACATGCAGCTCGTCCACGCGTTCATCAATCCGTTCATCGGCGTGCTCGCCGTGTTGGGCGTCGTGTCGTACGCCACCGGAGACGTAAAAGCCGTGATCGTCATCTCGGTGATGGTCACGATCAGCGCGCTGCTGCGATTCGTCCAGGAGTTCCGGTCGAACCGCGCCGCGCTCGCGCTCAAAGCGATGGTGCGCACCGGCGCCACGGTCGAGCGCACCGACGAGCCATCCGAGGACGACCCGTCGCCGCGGCCGCGTCGCCGCGAAGTGCCGATCGAGGAGCTGGTGCCCGGCGACGTGATCGCGCTCTCAGCCGGCGACATGGTGCCTGCCGATGTGCGGTTCCTCTCGGCGAAAGACCTGTTCGTTAGTCAATCGGCTCTGACGGGCGAAGCGGTGCCGGTCGAGAAGGGCGACGCGCCGGTCGACGTCGCCTCCGGCCGCGTCACGTTAGGCGAGCTGCGCAACATCGGCTTCCTCGGCACGTCGGTGGTCAGCGGCACCGCCGCCGCCGTCGTCGTGGCGACCGGCGATCGGACCTACTTCGGCGCCATGGCCCGCAGCCTCATCGGCCGCCGCCCCGTCACGTCGTTCGACATCGGCGTCAACAAGGTGAGCTGGCTGCTCATCCGGTTCATGCTGGTCATGGTGCCGATCGTCTTCGTGATCAACGGCGTCTCCAAAGGCGACTGGCTGGAGGCGTTTCTGTTCGGCGTCGCGGTGGCCGTCGGCCTAACGCCGGAAATGCTGCCGATGATCGTCACCGCGAACCTCGCCAAGGGCGCGGTGGTCATGGCGCGCCACAAGACCATCGTCAAGCGCCTCAACGCCATTCAGAATTTCGGCGCGATGGATGTGCTGTGCACCGACAAGACGGGCACGCTCACGCAGGATCGCATCATTCTCGAGCGACACTTGAACGTCGTCGGCGAGGACGACGAGTCGGTGCTCGCCCTCGCCTACCTCAACAGCACGTATCAGACGGGCCTGCGCAGCCTGCTCGACCGCGCCGTGCTCGAGCACAAGGATCTGAGCGACGAACTGCGCGTCGAACGGGATTTCCGCAAAGTCGACGAGATTCCGTGGGACTTCGCGCGGAAGCGCATGTCGGTGGTGCTCGAGGAAAAGCAGACCGCGCACGTGCTCATCTGCAAGGGGGCCGCCGAAGAGATCCTCGCCGTCTGCTCGCAGGTCCGCGATGAAGACGTCGTCACGCCGCTCACCGACGACGCCGCGGAAAGCGCGATCGATCTCGCGCGCGAGCTGAATGAAGATGGATTGCGGGTCGTCGCCGTGGCCTATCGCGAATTCCCCGCGCAGGATCGCGCCTACACCGTTGGCGACGAGTCGTCGCTCATCCTCGCCGGCTTCATCGGCTTCCTCGACCCGCCCAAGGAAACCGCCGGGCCGGCGCTCACCGCGCTCCGCGACCATGGCGTCACCGTCAAGATCCTCACCGGCGACAACGACGTCATCGCGCGCAAGGTGTGCCACGACGTCGGCCTCGAGCCCGGCGACATTGCGTTAGGCGCGGACCTCGAAGCGCTGTCCGACGACGAGCTGGGCGACCTCGCCGCGCGCACGACGATCTTCGCCAAGCTCACGCCCACGCAGAAAACGCGCATCGTCGGCGCCCTGCGCACCCGCGGCCACACGGTGGGTTTCCTGGGCGACGGCATCAACGATGCCGGCGCACTGCGCGAGGCCGATGTCGGCATTTCCGTCGACTCGGCCGTCGACATCGCCAAGGAATACGCCGACATCATCCTGCTCGAGAAGAGCTTGATGGTGCTCGAAGAAGGCGTCATCGAAGGACGCAAGACGTTCGGCAACATCATGAAGTACATCAAAATGACGGCGAGCTCGAACTTCGGGAACGTGTTCAGCGTCCTCATTGCCAGCGCGTTCCTGCCGTTCCTGCCGATGCTGCCGATTCAGCTGCTCATCCAGAATCTGCTGTATGACATCTCGCAGATTTCGATTCCGTTCGACGACATGGATGCCGACTACCTCGCGCGGCCGCGAATCTGGAAGGCCGACGACATCGGCCGATTCATGGTCTGCATCGGGCCGATCAGCTCCATCTTTGACGTCGCGACGTTCCTCCTCATGTGGTATGTGTACAAGGCGAACGCCGTGCCGCATCAGGCGCTGTTCCAATCGGCGTGGTTCGTCGAAGGCCTGCTCTCGCAAACGCTGATCGTCCACATGATCCGCACCGCCAAAGTCCCATTCCTCAAGAGCCGTGCGGCGTGGCCGGTGCTCGCGCTCACGGCCACGATCATGGTGATCGGCATCGCGCTTCCGTTCATCACGTTAGGCGAACGCGTCGGCCTCGAGCCGCTTCCCGGCAGCTACTTCCTGTGGCTGCTCGGCATTCTGTTGTCGTACGGGTTGCTCACCCAGGTCGTGAAGACCTGGTACATCCGCCGCTTTCACGCCTGGCTGTAG
- a CDS encoding proline racemase family protein, which yields MIHAVDAHACGEPGRVIVGGVLDVPGASMFEKMCHLRDHADALRLRMLREPRGYPAANCNVILPPTHPEADAGFVIMEQVEYPGMSGTNTICVTTVLLETGMLAMREPVTELTLETPAGLVRVRADCANGKVQRVTFRNVPSFAVHLDAPVEVPHLGTVPVDVAYGGMFYVIADAGRFGLRLTPDEGRDIVRLGEMIKAAAREQLPVSHPEQPGFSGITIAQLSGAPSSPSAHARNAVVVSTGTLDWNRPATWTGAIDRSPCGTGTCAKMATLHARGLLPLERDFQHEGVLGTVFTGRLVAETMVGAYRAVVPTLSGQAWITGFSSYVVDPTDPFQEGFTVGDIW from the coding sequence ATGATCCACGCCGTCGACGCACACGCGTGCGGCGAGCCCGGTCGGGTGATCGTCGGCGGCGTGCTCGACGTGCCAGGCGCATCGATGTTCGAGAAGATGTGCCATCTGCGCGACCATGCCGACGCACTCAGGCTGCGCATGCTGCGCGAGCCGCGCGGCTATCCGGCCGCCAATTGCAATGTCATTCTTCCGCCGACGCATCCCGAGGCCGATGCGGGCTTCGTGATCATGGAGCAGGTCGAGTATCCCGGCATGTCGGGCACCAACACGATCTGCGTCACCACCGTCCTGCTCGAAACCGGCATGCTTGCGATGCGCGAGCCGGTGACCGAACTGACCCTCGAGACGCCCGCGGGTCTCGTACGCGTGCGCGCCGATTGTGCTAACGGCAAGGTGCAGCGAGTCACGTTCCGGAACGTGCCGTCGTTCGCCGTGCACCTCGATGCGCCGGTCGAAGTGCCGCACCTGGGCACGGTGCCGGTGGACGTCGCGTACGGCGGGATGTTCTACGTGATCGCCGATGCCGGCCGCTTCGGCCTCCGCCTAACGCCGGACGAGGGGCGCGACATCGTGCGCCTGGGCGAGATGATCAAGGCGGCGGCCCGCGAGCAGTTGCCCGTGTCGCATCCCGAGCAGCCGGGCTTCAGCGGCATCACCATCGCCCAACTGTCCGGCGCGCCATCGTCGCCGAGTGCGCACGCGCGCAATGCGGTGGTGGTGTCGACGGGCACGCTGGACTGGAACCGGCCGGCCACCTGGACCGGCGCGATCGACCGCTCACCGTGCGGCACGGGCACCTGCGCGAAGATGGCGACGCTGCACGCCCGCGGCCTGCTGCCGCTGGAGCGAGATTTCCAGCACGAGGGCGTGTTAGGCACCGTGTTCACCGGGCGCCTCGTGGCCGAGACGATGGTGGGAGCCTATCGGGCCGTCGTGCCGACGCTCAGCGGGCAGGCCTGGATCACCGGGTTCAGCTCGTACGTCGTCGACCCGACCGACCCGTTTCAGGAGGGCTTTACCGTCGGCGATATCTGGTGA